The nucleotide sequence CATCGTCCGTTTCCAATGCCAGGAGACGTGTGCAAGATCGACAGTGGTTGCCCGGAACCGGCCAAGATTGAACCGTGCATTCGTAGCGCGCTGCCCACGCCAAACTGGAAGCGAAAGTCAGGTCAGACAGTGCACTTGCGGGGAACATTGTTTCCGCTTCCGACGGGCCAGACCCAGGTGAACTGTGGCGATCCCAATCGGTGCTGCAACAGCTACTACGCCAACTTGGCGCTGCGAGTTGCGGAGGGACATGTTTGGTTGGTCGACGAGCGGGGTGGCTTCCAATGCTACGGCGACCAGACCGCGATGTGCTGTGGATTCGCTACCGGCGCAGACCTCGTTGTCGAGGTGGAGGGCGAGCTGCATGTTCGGCCAGAGCGCAGCAGCTACGACTCGACCTACGTGTCATCGCCGCGAATCTGCCGAGTCGATCCCGACCGGTGACGTGGGCAGAAGCCTCGACGGCGCTCCTTCGCCGTGTCTCGCGAAGCGCAACCATTGCCGGTTGGCTCGGAGGACGCTCTGACGTATGCGTACCGGTACGAGCAACTTGGAGCGGCGCTCGAATCTCGAGCACAACCCCGGACCTGAAGCGTGCAGGACTTGTCGGACAGCGGCTCGCGGATGAAGCTGCGGCGTTTCGCGACGTACATCGAGGCACTACCCAACGGGTTGGCGTCCTACCCCGCGTACACGCAGAAGGCGGCCGTCTACCGTCGTGTTCTCGCCGAGTTCGGGGCGGTGCCGGATCTGACAGCGTTACCCGAAGAGCTGCGGACCTTGGTCAGTGAGCCCTTGCCCGTGAGCGCTTGGATGCCGGAGGTCGAGGTCAACGCGTTGTACCTCGCCCTTGCGGATGTGCACGGCATGAGCGACACGGAGTTCATCGACGGCTTCTACGCCGTGAATCGCGCGGTGCTGTCGAGTCCGCTCTACCGCGTGCTCTTCTTCGTGCTCGCCCCGGAGCGTTTGGTGCGCGGCGCTGCCACGCGCTGGGGCAGCTTCCACCAAGGGATCGTCCTCGCGATCAAGGCGGGACCGCGGCAGGCGACGGTGCGCATGGAGTATCCCGCATCCCTGATGCCCGAGTTGCTCGCTCGAGCCTACGTGACCGCGTTCCAGGCAGCCGTGGAGCTCGCCGGCGGAAGAAACGTCAGCTTCGTCGTCGGCGAGTACACCCCGACCCACACCATCTTCGACGGCAGCTGGGACTGACCGGATCTACTCGACCGCGGCACCAGGGTTTCGCGCAGCGTCGAGCTCAGCGCCCCTTTCGCAGCGCCTGCTTTTGCGCGGTGTGTGCGCGGCTGCTAGTGTCCAGTTCATGCGACGCGGACCCTACAGAGACGCTGCCCCCGCGAGTCCGAAACCAACGAACCTCGAGCGCCTCGTCATGCGTATGCGTGGACGCCGACCTGGGCTTCCACTGGCCCCTCATGAAGAACCGTCGTCGCAGCAATACTCCTCTGGCAATGCCGGCGCATTCGGCGTTGGCGTAGCCGCGCTAGCGCTGTTGATGGTCGCTGGCGTCGGAGCCCTGTACCTACTCGGCTCCATTCCGGGTAGAGCACTCGCTTCCGCTTCGCCACACGCAGCGGCGGTGTCCGACGCGGGACTCCCGGACGGATCCGGGCCGCCCCCCGTGGGCAAAAGAAAGTTCCGGCTTCTGCCGTAGATCTGCGCACAAGCGGGGCCCACCACTCCACGCCGAAGTCACCCGGTCAGGATGAGCCGAGTGCCAATCTGTCCCCGCAAGCGTTAGGCGCGCCGCGCGGACTCGGCGCCCACGCCGTTACCGTTGCCACCCACGTTGATGGTGCTGGGCGGTATTGATGATCGTTCACGACGGATCGCGTGGAGGCATTGCGGTCGCGGTGATCGGTCTACGTATCAGCAGAATCCGTCGGTTGGGCTCCGTAGCCATCGCGCTCGTCTGAGAGCACTCCAACAGGCACCTCGTCGACCTCACACTGATACGGGAAGTCGCCATGCTCGCGAGCTTCAAGGAAGTCCGCACGAGCCTGAGCCAGCGCCACCGTCCCGGCAATAGCTTCGAACTTGCGGATCACCTGCCCGAAGCCTTCCGCATAGGAACTGACGACGAACACGCGGTTCGCGTGCGAGTCAGTATCAACCAAGGGAACATCGTCCAGGATCACGACGTCCTCCCCACCGACCTCCCGATACGCTTGTCGGTCCCATCGATCTCTGGGACCGTGCAGGATTGCCCGGAGATACTCGGAGCGAGCCTCGCTCGCTCGCGCCCGCGAAGCGAATACCCCGAGCAGCAGGTCGTGACCCGTGTACGGCGATACCCTTCTGACTAGGAGATGCATGGTGCGGGCTGCGCTCGTCTGCGAATGCTGCAACTCTCGGCTACCTCGAACCGCCGGCCACTGGCATATGGGCGTCCAGGGCCGGTTTCAAGTCGGGGCGATCCAGAACTTCCACAGCAATGACTCAATCGCCGAGCAGATCCAGCACCACCAACCCAGAATCGGACGGTAGCAGAAGAGTGGTGTGGCCTGACGTGTACGGTCCCGAGGGCGGTGGAGCGGTGTAGAAGTGCGCGCAGTTGGATTCTCCACACTGGCAGCGCGCCACGATGGGAAGCTCAGGGATCTGTTCACCCAGGTCTGGGCGACCCGCCTTCGTCACGACGACGGCCCAGAAGCAGCGCGGCGAAGACGGTGAGCCACGTCAGCGGCAGCGCTGGCGTGCCCGGTCTCGTGCGGCAGCCACAGCCGCCATCGCTGTCGCTGGACGGTGACGCGCTAGTTCCGGGACCGCCGTCCGGAAGCCCGCTGCCCGACGCTCCGCCCATCGCGCTGCCGCCTGCGGACGGCGCCCCGCCGTTTCCGCCACCGCTCGAACCGCCTGAGCCCGAGGCGCCGGAGCCCGTGCCACCGTCCCAAGGCGTGCCTTCTCCCGGCGAGTGCTTGTAGGCGTACATGCGGCAGCCGCTGGCCTCACAGCTCACGAACGCGTTCACGCCGTAAGTCGAGACGGGCCCCGCCACGACACCGTGGATCTCGTTCTGATACCCGCCAGTCCAGATGGGGACCTTCGACGCGTCCTGTTTCGCCCACTGTTCCGAGACTGCGTCATAGGTCCAGAACTCCTTGTCCGCAGTGAACACCAAAAGCTGTCCCGATATCGCGTCGGCGGTCGCCACAGTCTGGTGAACGCCCAAGTCGATGGGCGCCTGCGGCAGCGTCTTGATGCTCTTGTCGCTGCCGAGCGCGTGCACATCCCGACTGCCGTTGCCCCCGCCCAAGATCAACTTGTGGCTCACGGGATCGAGCTCGGCGAAGTTGTGGTAAGCGCCCATGGCGTATGTCTGCGTCGCCCCGAGGCGCACCCACTGGTTCGAGGCTTCGGTGAACAAGAAGATGCCCCCGTAGCCAATGGTTTCGCCGGCCTGCACCCACACGATGCCGTCGAGCTCAGGAAAGAACTCGAGGGCACCACAGCACTGGCTGTACTCGAGGACGTCGTTGTCCGGCAGCTGCGTCCAGACCTTTTGATCGATGTGATAGCGGTAGACGCTTCTACTCGAGTAGCCGTAGCGGTAGTAGAAGTAGCGCCGCCCACTGTCGATCGCCGTGTGATCGTATTCGTGATTGACGTCGCCCGGACCGGAACCGGCCGCGAACGCTGGCTGGGGTTGAACTGTCCAGGTGTTGCCCGCTTCGGAATAGATGATGAAGCGTTCGCCGTCCGCTTCGTTGTGATCCATGCCGATGTAGAAGAGCTGGCCCGTGGCCGGATCCCATTTCACCGAGTCTGAGTAGCCGACGGCGATGCCGCTGTTGCCGCCGGTCTTGGTGAACGAATCGTCGAGGCCCTGAGGGGTGAGCTCTACCCAGTCGCCGGGCGACAGCTTCGACACCGCGTCACTGAGCGGGCTGGCCACGCTCCAGGATGCGATTGTCAGCGACAGGAGCACGAACGAGACTGAAGTAGGTTTTCGCATCGCAACCTCGGTCACGCCGGATCGGCAATGGGGTTCGTCGAGACAATCAGCTCGTCGTACCAAGCGTAGGCCGTCGCATGGGACTGCGCCGAGTCCTTGCCGGTGTGATACGGCAGCAGCCAGACCTTGCCGAAGCGCAAGTTCTTGCTCGGGGCGCCCGCGGTCAGATTGTACGGACCCCAGTCCAGCGCCAGCTCCGACTTCTGACCTTCGCGCGCAATCCACAAGCGCACGTGGCTGTTCTTGAACTCGTCGCCTTGGCGCGGCCCGGTTTCGATCTGGACCTGGAAGGTCATCCACTCGTCCGGGAAGTAGCCCGCACAGTTGCCCTGGGGCGGAAAGTAGCTGTCGTTCTGCCCTTGCGAGTACAGGCAGTAAGGCGCGGGTCGCGCGTTTTGCAGCTTGAAGTCGTAGCTTCCGAAGGCCTCTTCGAACGCGTCGTACGCGCCATGGGAGGCCGAACCGGTGCACGAGTTGTACATCTGGGCAAAGCCGCGCTGGCTGGTGTTCTGCACCACCGTCTCG is from Polyangiaceae bacterium and encodes:
- a CDS encoding MYXO-CTERM sorting domain-containing protein, which encodes MRKPTSVSFVLLSLTIASWSVASPLSDAVSKLSPGDWVELTPQGLDDSFTKTGGNSGIAVGYSDSVKWDPATGQLFYIGMDHNEADGERFIIYSEAGNTWTVQPQPAFAAGSGPGDVNHEYDHTAIDSGRRYFYYRYGYSSRSVYRYHIDQKVWTQLPDNDVLEYSQCCGALEFFPELDGIVWVQAGETIGYGGIFLFTEASNQWVRLGATQTYAMGAYHNFAELDPVSHKLILGGGNGSRDVHALGSDKSIKTLPQAPIDLGVHQTVATADAISGQLLVFTADKEFWTYDAVSEQWAKQDASKVPIWTGGYQNEIHGVVAGPVSTYGVNAFVSCEASGCRMYAYKHSPGEGTPWDGGTGSGASGSGGSSGGGNGGAPSAGGSAMGGASGSGLPDGGPGTSASPSSDSDGGCGCRTRPGTPALPLTWLTVFAALLLGRRRDEGGSPRPG